Within Elizabethkingia sp. JS20170427COW, the genomic segment CACCATTTACTAGAAGGAACCATTAATAAAAGACCCGATAACTGGTTGTGGTCGCACAGAAGATGGAAATATCAAGATGCACTAAAATGAGATTGGCAATAGTAATCCTAAATTGGAATGGGAAGTCTTGGTTACAGAAATTTTTACCCAATGTACTAGAAAACTCCCAAGATGCGGACATTTACGTAATTGATAACGCATCAACAGATGACTCTGTAGCTTATTTACGAAAGGAATTTCCCGAGGTTAAGCTCGTAATTAACTCACAAAACTATGGCTTTGCAGGAGGCTATAATCACGGGCTCCAGAAGATACAAGCAGAGTTTTATTGTTTACTAAATTCTGATGTAGAAGTTACCAAAGATTGGTTGAAACCTATATTTTCACTTTTTGATAGCCATCCTGAAGTTGCAGCCATCCAACCTAAAGTTTTGGCATATCATAATAAAAAATATTTTGAGTATGCCGGGGCAGGAGGTGGACTTATCGATAACTTGGGTTATCCTTATTGCCGAGGAAGGGTTTTTGAAAATATAGAAGAGGATAAAGGCCAATATGATGATGAGGTGGAAATCTTTTGGGCGTCGGGATGTTGTTTGTTCATCCGTTTTCAAGATTTCTGGAATCAACAAGGCTTTGATGAAAGATTTTTCGCTCACCAAGAAGAAATAGACCTTTGTTGGAGGTTGCAAAACCAAGGTCGTAAAATTTATTACACAGGAAAAACTACCATTTACCATGTAGGAGGAGGGACCTTACAAAAGCAAAATCCTAGAAAAACGTATCTCAACATCAGAAATAACCTGAGCATGATGTTGAAAAATTTACCCTCTAACAAATTGTATCTTATTTTTTTCCGTTTGTGTTTGGATGGGGTAGCAGGAGTTTATTTCATGTTTAAAGAAGGCTTTAGCCATACATGGGCAGTGGTAAGAGCTCATTTTGGATTTTATGCTCAGGCACGTAGCACTTGGAAGCTAAGACAGAAATATCAGAAGCAAGATTATTTCCAAACCAAAAATTTAATTTTCCAACATTTTTTAAAGAAATAGGACAGTCTTATAGATGTAGATTTTATATAACTTTATCTCGTTTTATGTGAAGTATGTATTATATCATGTTTTTGTTTTAAGGATACATAATTTCTTTATCAAAGTTTTTTGTAAATTTATAGAGTAAACTATTTGAGGATTTTGTAAGAAGAGTAGTTTAAAATACTTTGATAATATTTTTGATATAGATCATATGAAACGTGTAAAAGACAAAGTAGCCTTAGTAACAGGAGGCGCATCAGGAATTGGTAGAGCTATTGTAGAACTATTTATCCAAGAAGGAGCAAAAGTAGTATTTACCGACCTTAACGAAACATTAGGGAAACAAGTAGAAGGAGAATTAGGAGAACAGGCTTATTTTATAAAAGCCGATGCCTCTTCTCCTGAGGATAATCAAAAGATTGTAAAAGAAGCGGTACAAAAATTTGGAGCCTTACATATTGCAGTAAACAATGCTGGGATAGGAGGAGAAGCTAATGCCGTGGGAGATATGTCCATAGAAGGTTGGAAAAAGGTAATCGATATTAATCTAAATGGAGTTTTTTATGGCATGCATTATCAACTTCCTGAAATTGAAAAAGTAGGAGGAAGTATCATTAACATGGCATCTATATTAGGATATGTAGGTTTTGCTTCTTCTTCGGCATATTCCGCAGCAAAGCATGGGGTATTAGGGCTTACTAAGTCTGCGGCTTGGGAATATGGTACGCGTAATGTACGTATTAATGCCGTAGGGCCAGGCTTTATCGCAACGCCTTTGGTGGATAATGCTATAAGTGTTGAAGCACAAAATTATCTAAAATCTCAACATACTATGCAACGCTTAGGAACTTCACAAGAAGTAGCTTCATTGGTATTATGGTTAGCTTCCGATGAGTCTTCTTTTGCAACAGGAGCTTATTATCCTATTGATGGAGGTTATTTAGCAAAATAATCGATTACTTAACCTTAACAGAAATTCAATAAAATAAAAGAGACTATTCCAAGGTATTATAAAAACCTTTCTGATTTTAAATTTTTGTTGAAATTTTGTTGAAATAAAAAAGCCCTAAATATTGGTGTTTAGGGCTTTTTTATGTGATGAATAAATGCTGAGTTCTTACTTAAGTATTTCCGACAGTAGTTTCATTTATTTCTGTTCTGATTTATTGTAGATGTTTGTTATTTCATGCAAAATCAAATAAAATGATTGAAATTACGGACGTTTTAAGGTGTTTAATTACTATTTTCTATAATCATCTTAATATTCATTATTTCTTCAATAGCAAGCAATTATAAAGCTCCGCCTACTCCTTTAAACTTCTCTACAAACGCTACCAATTTTTGAAAAACACTTTGCTTTTTAGTCAAATATTGTGGATTAAGCGGACTCATTTTCGGTAAAAGTTCGTTTAATTCCGTGCCGTTTTCGCTGGCATATTCACGTTTTAGCGAAGTGGTAATGTATCGTTTTGCAACTTCTTCGTTTAGGTTTTCTTCTTCAATTAGTTCTGTTGCTTCGGCTTTCTGTTTTTGTTGTGCATACGTGAAGAAAGCATCTATAATATTCGCTTTGTCTTGAATGCTGTCCAAGTCAGTTTCATTGATGAAATCAACTACTAAACTTTCTTTGGCTCTGTTGCCAATACTGGCACGGATAACCCTGCGGATTTCATCTATTAATGTGGCTTTGTCTTTGTTTTTTTTGTTGTGTTCAAAAATCAATTCTAAAATATAATCCAAGTTGATCTCTTGCGATTTCAATAAATCAATTTCAAAAACTACATCGTCCCAATCAATACTTGATTCTTCTTTTTCTTTGCCACTTTTTTGATTACGCAACCAATCTCGAATGTCGTTGTAGGTGGAGCGATAATCTTGAACAGTGCGTTCCGGAAGTGTTTCTACTTCTTGCATTGCTGAAATTTCTTCATCAGTTACAAAGTGTGTTTCTTTGAATTTTTCAACCGCTTCCTCATCATTGATATTAATGGTTTTTAAGGCTTTGAGATGTGTAAATTCATCGTAATTCTGCAAGATGTTTTCTACTCGCAGGTATTCGCCAAAGAGTTTTGCAAAATCTTTTTTATCGGCTTCCGTATAAATTTCATCAGGATTAGGAAAGCGTTCCTTGAGTTCTTTTACCACATCAATATAACCTCTGCGAGCTTCGCCAGTGGCAATGTCGGTAAAACCTTCCAGATATTCTTTGTAGCTTTTTTCCAACACCACATTTTTGGTATTTTTATCACCAAACAAGGTAATAGCATCAATGGTTGCTGTTTCCAAATCACGGAAAGTAACAATGTTTCCAAAGGTTTTCGTTGCATCGTAAATTCGGTTGGTGCGTGAAAATGCTTGCATCAAACCATGGTAACGCAAATTTTTATCGACAAAAAGCGTGTTGAGTGTTGGTGCATCAAAACCTGTCAAAAACATTCCGACAACAATTATCAAGTCGATTTCTTTACTTTTTACGCGTTTTGCAAGGTCTCGATAATAGTTTTGGAACTCACCATCTACGCCATAATTCGTTTTGAATAGTGCATTATAATCATTAATTGCTTTGGCCAAAAATTCTTTAGCACTGCTGTCCATTGCGGATGGTTCAAAGCTTTCATCCACAATATCGCCAATGGCATTTTGTTCTTCGTTGGCTGCAAAAGAGAAAATAGTAGCAATTTTTAATGGTTTGTAATTGGAGTCTGAGCTTGTCGCTGCTTGAAGCTCATTCAGTTTTTCGTAATACAACTTAGCCGCATCTACAGAACTTACGGCAAACATGGCATTAAAACCTGTATTTCCGCCTTGGTTTCTGTGTGTTTTGATTCTGAAATTCCGCAAAATATACTGCGAAATCTCGGAAACACGTGCAGGATGTAGCAATGCCGTTTTGTTTTCTGCAGCACTTAGTTTTTGCTCGTCTTGTTCGCTTTCTATGGCTGCAAATTTGGGACGAACATTGTTGTAGTCAACTTTGAATTTCAATACTTTTTCATCACGAATGGCATCAGTAATCACATACGAATGTAATTCACGACCAAATACACTTGCTGTAGTTTCTGAACCCAAAGCATTTTGTGGGAAAATTGGAGTACCTGTGAATCCAAATTGATAGTATTTCTTGAATTTTTTCTTTAGATTTTTTTGTGCTTCACCAAATTGCGAACGATGACACTCGTCAAAGATGAAAACGACTTGCTTTTGATAAATCGCCAAATCGCCTTCGGTTTTCATCAGATTATTGAGCTTCTGAATGGTGGTAACGATGATTTTATTGTCGTCTTTTTCGATGTTGCGTTTTAGTCCTGCCGTGCTTTCTGAACCATTCACACTATCGGGCGAAAAGCGTTGGTATTCTTTCATGGTTTGGTAATCCAAATCTTTACGATCCACTACAAAAAATACCTTGTCTATAAACTCCAGTTGCGTTGCCAAACGTGCTGCCTTGAAGCTGGAAAGGGTTTTCCCCGAACCTGTAGTATGCCAAATGTAGCCACCACTCTCGGGCTTAGACCAGTTTTTGGCTTCAAAAGAACTTCTTATTTTCCATAAAATCCTTTCGGTGGCCGCAATTTGGTACGGTCGCATGATGAGTAAGGTATCGCTGATATCAAAAACTGAATAGGTCATCAAAATATGGAGCAAGGTGCTTTTCTGAAAAAAAGTTGCAGTAAAATCTTTAAGATCTTTGATGGCGGTATTGTCTGCTTTTGCCCAGTTCATGGTAAAATCGAAGCTGTTTTTGTTGCGCTGGGTGGTATTGGCAAAATAGCGGCTGTCGGTTCCGTTGGAAATGACAAAAATCTGAATATACTTAAACAAAGAATTATCGCTGTTGAAGCTTTCTTTGCTGTAGCGGTGCACTTGATTGAATGCTTCACGAATGGCAACGCCACGTTTTTTTAATTCCACTTGCACCAACGGTAAACCATTTACCAAAATAGTAACATCATAACGATTGGCGTGTGTTCCTTTTTGTTCAAATTGCGAAATGACTTGTACTTTATTGCGGATAATATTCTTTTTATCGACTAAATAAATATTTTGAATATGTCCGTCATCAAATACAAAATCATGGATATAATTATCGTGTATTTTGCGCGCTTTTTCCACCAAATTATCACTCGGTTTGTCGAGATATTCTTCCACGAAACACTTCCATTCATTATCCGAAAAAGCGGTATTATTCAAGGCTTGCAGTTGTGTGCGCACATTGGCAAGCATCGTTTGTTGCGAGTTAATTTCCCGAGCATATTCGTAGCCTTGATTTTCGAGGTCTCGGATAAGTTCACGTTCGAGGGCATTCTCGGTTTGATAAGTTGTTTGTGGCTCATTTGCCATTAAATGCTTATCGTATCGGTCGAGAACGATAAAATTGTTCGATTCTGCTATAGTATTGTATGTGCTCACTTTTTTATTTTTTTATGAAATTTATCTTCTTCCCATTTTTGGGGATTGTTGATGATATATTCCGAAATTCTTTGATAGGCCTTTTCGTCTCGTATGATGATTTCGTAATAATTGCGTTGCCAGATTTTGAAATTTAAAGATTTTATTTTTTCGATTATCGGGGCGGTTAGGGCGATTGGGGTTGGGGCGAATTCGGATTCTTCCGTTGGGGCGATCGTTGGGGCGAATTGCAATTCGCCCCAACTTATCCTCTTAATCTCTTTATTTCCCTTTTCTCCCTTTCCTTTAATTTCTTCTTTTTTTTCTATTTCCTGAATATAATCTTTTATTTTTTTAATCGTTGCTATTTTAAAGCCGCGAATAATTGAGCCGATGGTTTGGGATGGGGATTTAAAATTCGTTGGAGCGGTTGGGGCGGTTGGGGCGGTTGGGACGGTTGGGGCGAATCGCAATTCGCCCTTACTTTCGTCCTTACTTTCGCCCTTACTTTCTCCTTTATCTTCTCCTTTTCCTTTATCTTCTCCTCCTTTTTTATTTTCTCTATCTTTCTCCTCTTTCGATTCGTCTTTTTTAAATAATATTTCAATAATGCCGTGGATATGGTTGGGCATGATGATATATTCATGAATTTTGATATTATCTCTTATTTTTTCTGAATTTTCCCATTCTTGAGAGGCTATTTTTCCAAAAGGATTTAATTCCAAAATGCCGTTTTTGATGTCTCCAAATATAAATTCTCTGTCTTGCACGCAAATGGTGATAAAATACAATCCTTCTTGCGAATAATCATATCCTTTTAACCTAATGGAATGGCGATGATGAATGTTTGGATTAAACCTCATTTTTTAATGATAAATTATGAATGGTGAAACTTTAACAACTGATTGCGATAATACTCATACTGCTTTTTCCTCATTTCTATTTCTTTCGGCAAACCTTCGCTGATTGAATTGACTAAGGTATCAAATTTATCTAAAATACCAACAATGCGCTCTTGCTCGGCAAGCGGCGGAATGGGGATTTTGTATTCTTTTACTTTTGCATCTGAAATTGCAGGATATGCAGAGCCACTTTGATTTTCTTCGACATAATTTTTAAAATCAGTAGTGGTTAGATTAAAAAATATCCATTTTGGTATAACATCGTCCGTTTTCGCTCTTAAAACACAATATCCAGTACTTGCAATTTCTCCAGAATATTCCTTGTCAATTAAGCATAATCGTTGTTGAGTTGGTCGGGTTGTTGCAAAAATTACATCATTTTCCAAAACTAATTTCTGTGCTCTGCTTGGTGCATTATTGGCATTGATTTCAGATGTTTCAATAATTGAATTGTTATCACGACTAACGGATGTCAAATCGATATAACGATAAGAATTATCATTATTTTTCCATCTAATATTATTTGTTGTCATCGTTATCTCTTTGATTGTCAGCCATCTATACCCCCCCCGTTTAATTCATTGAAAGTCAGCAACTTATTGCGATAGTATTCATACTGCTTTTGTCTGGCTGTAAGCTCTGCTGTAAGTTCGGTGAACTTATCCAAAATAGCAACAATTTCTTGCTGAATTTTTAAGGGCGGAATGGGGATTTGGAAACGAGCCACATCTTTTGCGTAAACGTGCGGCACACCTCCTCCAGATTTTAATTCGTGAATTTTATCCTGAATATTTAGCAAAAAATGATAAATGTATTTCGGTAAAATTTGTGCCTCATCAGCCTTTATTGAAAAAGCATCAGAAACAAAAATTGGTTCATTCCAATACATTACAAACCCAGCATATGCTCCTGATCCAGCCACCGTAATTGTTTCATTTTCTCGATTAAATTTATCAATGTAATAAGCAGGTTTTTGTCCGCCGGAAATAACAGGATAAATTCCTTCGGTTGAAGTGTTTTTGGTAACGGTAGTTCCACGTTTCAGTTCCGCCACTTCCCCGAGCGTTTTCCACTCTACTTTTTCACCTTGTAATAATTTATCTAAATAACTCATTTTTTACTGCTTTGAATTTTTTGTTGATGAATATCCCGAAGGGATGAAATGTTTATAGAAATATTGTTAACCGTGTTTATTCGACCCCTATGGGGTCGCACAAATCTCATATCTCTATTTTCTATAAACATTTGACCTCTTCGAGGTCTGTACATTCCGTTTGACATAATTTTCTATAAACTTTGGACCTCTTCGAGGTCTGCTATTCTAACCATTCAAATAAATATTCGTCTTTATGTTCAATTTGAAATTTGGTCAAAAATGTTTTATACTCTTCCTTAAATGTTTGTTTCCTATGATGTTCCTTTTGATTGTTTATGTATGTAATTACATTATCCAACGCTGAATGACCGTAGGAAAATGCGCCATATCCTTCTTGCCATTGAAATTTGAATTTGGAAAATCCTTTCTCTTTAATAAAATCATTTGATGATTTTTTAATTTCTCTCACTAGGTCAGCCAAACAACAACTGGGTTTCATTCCAATCAAAAAATGAATATGGTCTGGCATTCCGTTGATGGCTAACATTTTTTGCTCTTTATTACGAACAATGCCTGAAATATATTTATACAATTCTTCTTCCCAAGATGGATGAATTAAACTGTCTCTGCCTTTAACTGCAAAAA encodes:
- a CDS encoding glycosyltransferase family 2 protein, whose protein sequence is MRLAIVILNWNGKSWLQKFLPNVLENSQDADIYVIDNASTDDSVAYLRKEFPEVKLVINSQNYGFAGGYNHGLQKIQAEFYCLLNSDVEVTKDWLKPIFSLFDSHPEVAAIQPKVLAYHNKKYFEYAGAGGGLIDNLGYPYCRGRVFENIEEDKGQYDDEVEIFWASGCCLFIRFQDFWNQQGFDERFFAHQEEIDLCWRLQNQGRKIYYTGKTTIYHVGGGTLQKQNPRKTYLNIRNNLSMMLKNLPSNKLYLIFFRLCLDGVAGVYFMFKEGFSHTWAVVRAHFGFYAQARSTWKLRQKYQKQDYFQTKNLIFQHFLKK
- a CDS encoding SDR family NAD(P)-dependent oxidoreductase produces the protein MKRVKDKVALVTGGASGIGRAIVELFIQEGAKVVFTDLNETLGKQVEGELGEQAYFIKADASSPEDNQKIVKEAVQKFGALHIAVNNAGIGGEANAVGDMSIEGWKKVIDINLNGVFYGMHYQLPEIEKVGGSIINMASILGYVGFASSSAYSAAKHGVLGLTKSAAWEYGTRNVRINAVGPGFIATPLVDNAISVEAQNYLKSQHTMQRLGTSQEVASLVLWLASDESSFATGAYYPIDGGYLAK
- a CDS encoding HsdR family type I site-specific deoxyribonuclease, producing the protein MSTYNTIAESNNFIVLDRYDKHLMANEPQTTYQTENALERELIRDLENQGYEYAREINSQQTMLANVRTQLQALNNTAFSDNEWKCFVEEYLDKPSDNLVEKARKIHDNYIHDFVFDDGHIQNIYLVDKKNIIRNKVQVISQFEQKGTHANRYDVTILVNGLPLVQVELKKRGVAIREAFNQVHRYSKESFNSDNSLFKYIQIFVISNGTDSRYFANTTQRNKNSFDFTMNWAKADNTAIKDLKDFTATFFQKSTLLHILMTYSVFDISDTLLIMRPYQIAATERILWKIRSSFEAKNWSKPESGGYIWHTTGSGKTLSSFKAARLATQLEFIDKVFFVVDRKDLDYQTMKEYQRFSPDSVNGSESTAGLKRNIEKDDNKIIVTTIQKLNNLMKTEGDLAIYQKQVVFIFDECHRSQFGEAQKNLKKKFKKYYQFGFTGTPIFPQNALGSETTASVFGRELHSYVITDAIRDEKVLKFKVDYNNVRPKFAAIESEQDEQKLSAAENKTALLHPARVSEISQYILRNFRIKTHRNQGGNTGFNAMFAVSSVDAAKLYYEKLNELQAATSSDSNYKPLKIATIFSFAANEEQNAIGDIVDESFEPSAMDSSAKEFLAKAINDYNALFKTNYGVDGEFQNYYRDLAKRVKSKEIDLIIVVGMFLTGFDAPTLNTLFVDKNLRYHGLMQAFSRTNRIYDATKTFGNIVTFRDLETATIDAITLFGDKNTKNVVLEKSYKEYLEGFTDIATGEARRGYIDVVKELKERFPNPDEIYTEADKKDFAKLFGEYLRVENILQNYDEFTHLKALKTININDEEAVEKFKETHFVTDEEISAMQEVETLPERTVQDYRSTYNDIRDWLRNQKSGKEKEESSIDWDDVVFEIDLLKSQEINLDYILELIFEHNKKNKDKATLIDEIRRVIRASIGNRAKESLVVDFINETDLDSIQDKANIIDAFFTYAQQKQKAEATELIEEENLNEEVAKRYITTSLKREYASENGTELNELLPKMSPLNPQYLTKKQSVFQKLVAFVEKFKGVGGAL
- a CDS encoding transposase; this translates as MRFNPNIHHRHSIRLKGYDYSQEGLYFITICVQDREFIFGDIKNGILELNPFGKIASQEWENSEKIRDNIKIHEYIIMPNHIHGIIEILFKKDESKEEKDRENKKGGEDKGKGEDKGESKGESKDESKGELRFAPTVPTAPTAPTAPTNFKSPSQTIGSIIRGFKIATIKKIKDYIQEIEKKEEIKGKGEKGNKEIKRISWGELQFAPTIAPTEESEFAPTPIALTAPIIEKIKSLNFKIWQRNYYEIIIRDEKAYQRISEYIINNPQKWEEDKFHKKIKK
- a CDS encoding restriction endonuclease subunit S codes for the protein MTTNNIRWKNNDNSYRYIDLTSVSRDNNSIIETSEINANNAPSRAQKLVLENDVIFATTRPTQQRLCLIDKEYSGEIASTGYCVLRAKTDDVIPKWIFFNLTTTDFKNYVEENQSGSAYPAISDAKVKEYKIPIPPLAEQERIVGILDKFDTLVNSISEGLPKEIEMRKKQYEYYRNQLLKFHHS
- a CDS encoding restriction endonuclease subunit S, yielding MSYLDKLLQGEKVEWKTLGEVAELKRGTTVTKNTSTEGIYPVISGGQKPAYYIDKFNRENETITVAGSGAYAGFVMYWNEPIFVSDAFSIKADEAQILPKYIYHFLLNIQDKIHELKSGGGVPHVYAKDVARFQIPIPPLKIQQEIVAILDKFTELTAELTARQKQYEYYRNKLLTFNELNGGGIDG
- the tnpA gene encoding IS200/IS605 family transposase, whose translation is MAGTFSQIYIQVVFAVKGRDSLIHPSWEEELYKYISGIVRNKEQKMLAINGMPDHIHFLIGMKPSCCLADLVREIKKSSNDFIKEKGFSKFKFQWQEGYGAFSYGHSALDNVITYINNQKEHHRKQTFKEEYKTFLTKFQIEHKDEYLFEWLE